A region from the Halomonas piscis genome encodes:
- the dnaN gene encoding DNA polymerase III subunit beta yields the protein MKFSISREALLRPLTLVAGVVERRQTLPVLSNVLIEIEGDQVALTGSDLEVELIGRTVASAVEQPGAITVPARKLMDICKSLPEQAELQLTAEDGRVLLVSGRSRFTLAGLPAAEFPGIEDTDARQELSVPRGTLKRLMDATAFAMAQQDVRYYLNGMLLEIQQGLLRAVATDGHRLAMCSRELEVNVDEAQKLIVPRKGVLELSRLLDDSDEPVSLTLGPTHVRAHTGDFTFTSKLIDGKFPDYERVIPRGGDKVMLAERAELRQVLSRTAILSNEKYRGVRLYLEADNLKVMANNPEQEEAEESIAVEYDGQAMEMGFNVGYLIDVMSVLGEDRVQMTLADPNSSALLEEPGGGDTLYVIMPMRL from the coding sequence ATGAAATTTTCCATTTCCCGAGAAGCGCTGCTGCGGCCGTTGACGCTGGTGGCCGGCGTCGTGGAGCGTCGCCAGACGCTGCCGGTGCTTTCCAACGTGCTGATAGAGATAGAGGGCGACCAGGTTGCCCTGACCGGAAGCGACCTCGAGGTCGAGCTTATCGGCCGCACCGTGGCCAGCGCCGTGGAGCAGCCGGGGGCGATCACCGTACCGGCGCGCAAGCTGATGGATATCTGCAAGTCGCTGCCCGAACAGGCTGAGCTTCAGCTCACCGCGGAAGACGGTCGCGTTTTGCTGGTCAGCGGCCGCTCGCGGTTTACGCTTGCCGGGCTGCCTGCCGCCGAGTTCCCCGGCATCGAGGACACCGACGCCAGGCAGGAGCTGAGCGTTCCGCGGGGCACGCTCAAGCGCCTGATGGACGCCACGGCCTTTGCCATGGCCCAGCAGGACGTGCGCTACTACCTCAACGGCATGCTGCTGGAAATACAGCAAGGGCTGCTGCGCGCCGTGGCTACCGACGGTCATCGGCTGGCGATGTGTTCCCGGGAGCTTGAGGTCAACGTCGACGAGGCGCAGAAGCTGATCGTGCCGCGCAAGGGCGTGCTCGAGCTTTCCCGCTTGCTCGACGACAGCGACGAGCCGGTCAGCCTAACCCTGGGGCCGACCCACGTGCGCGCCCATACCGGCGATTTCACCTTCACCTCGAAGCTGATCGACGGCAAGTTCCCCGACTACGAGCGAGTGATACCGCGCGGCGGCGACAAGGTCATGCTCGCCGAGCGAGCCGAGCTGCGCCAGGTGCTGTCGCGCACGGCGATCCTGTCCAACGAGAAATACCGCGGCGTGCGGCTGTACCTGGAAGCCGACAACCTCAAGGTCATGGCCAACAACCCCGAACAGGAAGAGGCCGAGGAAAGCATCGCGGTGGAGTACGACGGCCAGGCCATGGAGATGGGCTTCAACGTCGGCTACCTTATCGACGTGATGAGCGTACTCGGGGAAGACCGCGTGCAGATGACTCTGGCCGACCCCAACAGCAGCGCGCTGCTGGAAGAGCCCGGCGGCGGAGATACGCTTTACGTAATTATGCCAATGCGACTGTAA
- the rnpA gene encoding ribonuclease P protein component, producing the protein MSPQGFPRALRLLSAGDFRYVFAQADLKIHAKGMLALARFNGDDHARIGLVAGKKNVKLAVERNRFKRLARESFRLRQEKLPTVDVVLMARRGVDDMDNAMLQRQLHGLWKRLQRDALRHGNPAAPTRT; encoded by the coding sequence GTGTCCCCTCAAGGCTTTCCCCGGGCGCTGCGTCTGCTAAGCGCCGGGGATTTCCGTTACGTTTTTGCCCAAGCCGATCTCAAGATCCATGCCAAAGGCATGCTGGCACTGGCGCGCTTCAACGGCGACGACCATGCCCGGATCGGCCTGGTAGCGGGTAAAAAAAACGTCAAGCTTGCCGTAGAGCGCAACCGCTTCAAGCGCCTGGCGCGCGAGTCCTTCCGCCTGCGTCAGGAAAAGCTGCCTACGGTCGACGTGGTGCTGATGGCCCGGCGCGGCGTTGACGACATGGATAACGCCATGCTTCAGCGCCAGCTTCACGGGCTATGGAAGCGACTGCAGCGCGACGCCCTGCGCCACGGCAACCCGGCGGCGCCGACCAGGACATAA
- the dnaA gene encoding chromosomal replication initiator protein DnaA: protein MSLALWHQCLDYLQDELSSQQFNTWIRPLQAEQGEANELYLLAPNRFVRDWVSDKYAKRISELMRELAPTKPPRVSLTVGSRRAAAAPAPQPRELGNPVSAVPPSSTGSAAHSPPRSSAGDEHEINGLSQETPRPSGERQVQVEGSLKHTSGLNANFTFDTFVEGKSNQLARAASRQVSENPGGAYNPLFLYGGVGLGKTHLMHAVGNALAGRRENARVVYLHSERFVADMVKALQLNAINDFKRFYRSVDALLIDDIQFFAGKERSQEEFFHTFNALLEGGQQMILTSDRYPKEISGVEERLKSRFGWGLTVAIEPPELETRVAILMKKADQAKVDLPHDAAFFIAQKIRSNVRELEGALKKVIADSHFMGKAITQDFIRESLKDLLALQDKQVGVDNIQRTVAEYYKIKVADLLSKRRSRSVARPRQVAMALAKELTNHSLPEIGDAFGGRDHTTVLHACRKVKALQEESADIREDYKNLLRLLTS, encoded by the coding sequence GTGTCACTCGCGCTTTGGCATCAGTGTCTGGACTATTTGCAGGACGAGCTTAGCTCACAGCAATTCAATACCTGGATACGCCCGCTGCAGGCCGAGCAGGGAGAGGCCAACGAGCTTTACCTGCTCGCTCCCAACCGCTTTGTGCGCGACTGGGTGAGCGACAAGTATGCCAAGCGAATCAGCGAGCTGATGCGCGAACTCGCCCCGACCAAGCCGCCTCGGGTGAGCCTGACCGTGGGCAGCCGCCGCGCCGCCGCGGCACCGGCTCCCCAGCCGCGCGAGCTGGGCAACCCGGTGTCCGCTGTGCCGCCGTCGAGCACCGGCTCGGCAGCGCACTCGCCGCCCCGGAGCAGCGCGGGTGACGAGCATGAAATCAATGGCCTGAGCCAGGAAACGCCGCGCCCGTCGGGCGAACGCCAGGTACAGGTGGAAGGCAGCCTCAAGCACACCAGCGGACTCAACGCCAACTTCACCTTCGACACCTTTGTCGAGGGCAAGTCCAACCAGCTGGCCCGGGCCGCCTCGCGCCAGGTGTCGGAAAACCCCGGCGGAGCTTATAACCCATTGTTTCTCTACGGCGGCGTGGGGCTGGGCAAAACCCACCTGATGCACGCGGTGGGCAACGCTCTGGCCGGGCGGCGGGAAAACGCCCGAGTGGTCTATCTGCATTCCGAGCGTTTCGTGGCCGACATGGTCAAGGCGCTGCAGCTCAACGCCATCAACGATTTCAAGCGGTTTTACCGCAGCGTCGACGCCCTGCTGATCGACGACATCCAGTTTTTTGCCGGCAAGGAACGCTCCCAGGAGGAGTTTTTCCATACCTTTAACGCCCTGCTGGAAGGCGGCCAGCAGATGATCCTCACCTCGGACCGCTACCCCAAGGAAATCAGCGGCGTCGAGGAGCGTTTGAAGTCGCGCTTCGGCTGGGGGCTGACGGTGGCCATCGAGCCGCCGGAGCTGGAAACCCGGGTGGCAATTTTGATGAAGAAGGCGGATCAGGCCAAAGTGGATCTGCCCCACGACGCGGCCTTTTTCATCGCCCAGAAAATCCGCTCCAACGTCCGCGAGCTGGAAGGCGCGCTGAAAAAGGTGATTGCCGATTCGCACTTCATGGGCAAGGCCATTACCCAGGACTTCATCCGCGAGTCGCTCAAGGATCTGCTCGCCCTCCAGGACAAGCAGGTAGGGGTGGACAACATCCAGCGAACGGTGGCCGAGTACTACAAGATCAAGGTGGCAGATCTGCTTTCCAAGCGCCGTTCGCGCTCGGTGGCGCGCCCCCGCCAGGTGGCCATGGCGCTGGCCAAGGAGCTGACCAACCATAGCCTGCCCGAGATCGGCGACGCCTTTGGCGGGCGCGACCACACCACGGTGCTGCACGCCTGCCGCAAGGTAAAAGCGCTTCAGGAAGAAAGCGCCGATATCCGTGAGGACTACAAGAATCTGCTGCGCCTGCTGACCAGTTGA
- the yidC gene encoding membrane protein insertase YidC, with product MDVKRLILLIPLAILAYLLVVQWNQDYGQSAEPAPAVESTQRSDDASSENADEGGLDVPDASPSAAGDEGAPAADIDPDEDQSRSTIAVTTDVLDLRIDPHGGDIVYAALPQHKRTLESERNYVLLSDNSVRSYVARSGLQLDGDSSRIAFTPEKTEYHLSDGQDQLDVDLTAEVNGVDITKRLSFERGKYAVNVHYLVDNQGETPVDARFIGQLVRDDSPDPTSGTKIGMKSFLGAAYSTPESRYDKVDFDDIKAGNVKNRDAEGGWVAMLQHYFVSAWAPPQSQQNLFYATTDSKGRNVAAFAGPTQEVEASEQTTLDATLYMGPKVQDYMEEVAPNLRLTVDYGWLWFIANPLFWLLDKIHDVIGNWGWSIVLLTVLVKAALFPLSAKAYRSMGRMRKLGPEMKRIKERFGDDRQKMSQEMMKFYQKEKINPLGGCLPIVVQMPVFIALYWMLLESVELRHAPFIFWIQDLSIKDPYFILPILMGASMFLQQQLNPTPPDPMQAKIMKMLPIIFTFFFLWFPAGLVIYWVVNNCISIAQQYFITRQIENDPSIGKGKT from the coding sequence ATGGACGTTAAACGACTGATATTACTGATTCCATTGGCAATACTGGCGTATCTGCTGGTGGTTCAATGGAATCAGGACTATGGGCAATCGGCCGAACCTGCGCCGGCCGTTGAAAGCACCCAGCGCAGCGACGACGCTTCGTCTGAAAACGCCGATGAAGGCGGGCTGGACGTTCCCGACGCCTCGCCGTCAGCCGCCGGTGACGAAGGCGCGCCGGCGGCCGATATCGATCCCGACGAGGATCAAAGCCGCAGTACCATCGCCGTCACCACCGACGTGCTCGATCTGCGCATCGACCCGCACGGCGGCGACATCGTCTACGCCGCTCTGCCGCAGCACAAGCGGACGCTGGAATCCGAGCGCAACTACGTGCTGCTCTCCGACAACAGCGTACGCAGCTACGTGGCGCGCTCGGGGCTTCAGCTTGACGGCGACTCCAGCCGTATCGCCTTCACTCCGGAAAAGACCGAATATCACCTGAGCGACGGTCAGGATCAGCTCGACGTTGATCTCACCGCCGAGGTCAACGGCGTCGACATCACCAAGCGGCTGAGCTTCGAGCGCGGCAAGTACGCGGTCAACGTGCACTACCTGGTGGATAACCAGGGTGAGACTCCGGTCGACGCACGCTTCATCGGCCAGCTGGTGCGCGACGACAGCCCCGACCCCACCAGCGGCACCAAGATCGGCATGAAGTCGTTTTTGGGCGCGGCCTACTCCACGCCGGAAAGCCGCTACGACAAGGTCGACTTTGACGATATCAAGGCCGGCAACGTCAAGAATCGCGACGCCGAAGGCGGCTGGGTCGCCATGCTCCAGCACTACTTCGTCTCGGCCTGGGCGCCGCCCCAGAGCCAGCAGAACCTCTTCTACGCCACCACCGACTCCAAGGGGCGCAACGTGGCCGCCTTTGCCGGCCCCACCCAGGAAGTCGAGGCCAGCGAGCAGACAACGCTCGACGCCACGCTTTACATGGGTCCCAAGGTGCAGGACTACATGGAAGAGGTCGCGCCCAACCTCCGCCTGACCGTGGACTACGGCTGGCTGTGGTTCATCGCCAACCCGCTGTTCTGGCTGCTGGACAAGATCCACGACGTGATCGGCAACTGGGGCTGGTCCATTGTGCTGCTCACCGTGCTGGTGAAAGCCGCGCTGTTCCCGCTCTCGGCCAAGGCCTATCGCTCCATGGGGCGGATGCGCAAGCTCGGCCCGGAAATGAAGCGCATCAAGGAACGCTTCGGCGATGATCGCCAGAAGATGTCCCAGGAAATGATGAAGTTCTACCAGAAGGAGAAGATCAATCCGCTGGGGGGCTGTTTGCCGATCGTGGTGCAGATGCCGGTCTTCATCGCGCTTTACTGGATGCTGCTGGAATCCGTCGAGCTGCGCCACGCGCCGTTCATCTTCTGGATCCAGGACCTGTCGATCAAGGATCCGTACTTCATCCTGCCGATTCTGATGGGCGCGTCGATGTTCCTGCAGCAGCAGCTGAACCCCACGCCGCCGGACCCGATGCAGGCCAAGATCATGAAGATGCTGCCGATCATCTTCACCTTCTTCTTCCTGTGGTTCCCGGCCGGCCTGGTGATCTACTGGGTGGTCAACAACTGCATTTCCATCGCCCAGCAGTACTTCATCACGCGACAGATCGAAAACGATCCCAGCATCGGCAAGGGCAAGACCTGA
- the rpmH gene encoding 50S ribosomal protein L34, with product MKRTYQPSVIKRKRLHGFRARMATKSGRAVLSRRRAKGRKRLSA from the coding sequence ATGAAACGCACTTATCAACCCAGCGTTATCAAGCGCAAGCGCCTGCACGGCTTCCGTGCCCGCATGGCAACCAAAAGCGGCCGCGCAGTCCTCTCTCGCCGCCGGGCCAAGGGCCGCAAGCGTCTGAGCGCCTGA